TCATGGATCCGCGCTCGGGGGAGCATCATGCGAAGATCCGGCCCCTCTGCGAGGACGTGGCCGATCTCGTGGCGTCCCTGCGGGGGACGCTGTCCGGGGAGCACGGGGACGGGATCCTCCGGGCGGCGTACCTGCGCAAGATCTTCGGGAAACTCTACCCGCTCTTCGAGGAAGTCAAGCAGGCGTTCGATCCCCGGAACATCCTCAATCCGGGCAAGAAGCTGGCGCCGCCGGACTTCGATTTCACGCCCTTCCTGAGGGCGTCCCGGAGGCCGGACGCGACCTATCGGCACGACTCGCCGTTCCTCGCCTGGGCGGGCGAGATCGAGCGCTGCAACGGGTGCGGCCACTGCCGGACCTACTGTCCCGTGTTCAAGGAGATTCCCGACGAGGCGGCGACGCCGCGGGGCAAGGCGGTGGCGCTCGGGGCGGCGCTCGAGGGGAAGGTGGCGGAGGATCCGGCGGCGCTGCGGCGGGTGGCGGATCTGTGCATCAACTGCAAGCTGTGCCTCGTCCTTTGTCCGTCCCGGGTGGACATTCCGGGAATGTGCCTGGAGGCCAAGGCGTTCGACGTTTCCCGCCGGGGGCTTTCCCGCCGGGACGCGCTCTTCGTGCGGGTGCGGGAGAATTCGGAGCGCGCCGCCCGCTGGGCGCCCTTTTCGAATTGGCTGGCGCCCGTGGCGGGGCCGATCCTCGGGCTCAAGCGCGCGCCGCGCTTCGTGCGGGCGGAGGTGCGTCCCACGCGCGTGTCCGACCGCAAGGTGGTTTATTTCGCCGGCTGCTTCGCCGATTTCAACGATCCTCTGGGCGAGAAAAAGTCCACGATCGAAGTCCTCGAACGGAACGGCTTCGAGGTCGTGATTCCGGACTACCGCTGCTGCGGGCTGGCGGCGCTTTCGCTGGGCGCGCGCGAGGAGGCCGTCCGGGACGCGCGCGAGAACGTGGCGATTCTGGCGGCCACGGGGGATCTTCCGATCGTCGCCAGCGCCCCGTCCTGCGGGCTCATGCTCAAGATGGAACTCCCGCGGCTGGTTCCGGGGGACGACGCCCGCCGGGTGGCCTCCCGGGTGACGGACGTTCACGAGTTCCTCTGGAGCCTGCACCGCCGGGGGGCGCTGGACGTGAATTTCAAGCGCATCCAGTCCACGCTCCTGGTGCATCCCACGTGCCACCTGCGGGCGCTGGGGGCGGACAAGGCGGCCCGGCAGGTGCTCGGCCTGATTCCGGGGATCGAGCTCGTGGAGATTCCGGAACGCTGCTGCGGGATGGCGGGGTCGCTCGGAATGAAGGCCGCCACGTACGATCTGGCTCAGGCGATCGGGCGGCACGTGTTCGCGGACATCCGGGCGAAAAATCCCACCCTCCTGGCGGCCTCGAACGGCACCTGCCGGTTCCATATCGGGGAGGGGGTCGGCCGCGAGGTGCTTCACACGATGACCCTTCTGCACCGCGCCTACGGGCTTTCGCCTCTGGACGGCTTCCACAAGGTGCACGAAGGGGTGGCCATCGCCTCGCTTCGGAACCACATGGCCGCCTCCGAGCCGGACGAATAAGGCGCGTGCGGGCGCTTGCGGCTCCGGGCCGGGCCGGGTAGAATCCGGGCCCATGACCGGCGACACGCTGCGGGATCTCGAAGACAAGGTGCGCGCGGGGGAGCGTCTGTCGTTCGAGGACGGAGTGCGCCTTTTCAAGGCGCGCGATCTCTTCGCGGTCGGCCGCCTGGCCAACCTCGTCCGCGAGCGCAAGAACGGCAACCGGGCCTACTACGTCCGGAACATGCACCTCAACTACACGAACGTGTGCGTGTTCGACTGCCATTTCTGCAGCTTCTACCGCAAGGAAGGGCAGGAAGGGGCCTGGGAAATGGATCTCGAGGCGGTCTTCGCCTATGCGGCCAAGGCGCGCTTCGAGCGCCTGAACGAGCTGCACATCGTGGGCGGGGTGCATCCGCGGCTTCCGTTCGGCTACTACCTCGAGATGCTCCGCGGGCTCAAGGAGCGTTACCCCGAGCTGCACCTGAAGGCGTTCACGGCGACCGAGATCGACCACCTGACGAAGATTTCGAAAAAGCCGGCGGAGCAGGTGCTTCTGGAGCTCCGGGAGGCGGGACTGGACTCGCTTCCGGGAGGAGGGGCGGAGATTTTCGCCCCGCGGGTGTGGAACCAGATCTGCAGCGGCAAGGCGAAGCCCGAGCGATGGCTGGAGATTCACCGCGCGTGGCACCGCCTGGGAGGGCGCTCCACGGCCACGATGCTGTACGGCCATCTCGAGACCGACGAGGAACGCGTGGATCACATGCTGCGCGTGCGGGCGCTTCAGGACGAGACGGGCGGATTCACGGCGTTCATCCCGCTGGCCTTCCAGGTGGAGAACAACCGTCTCTCGCACCTGCCGCGGCCCACGGCCCAGACGGACCTCCGGGTGCACGCCGTGGCGCGGCTCCTTCTGGACAATTTCGACCACATCAAGGCGTACTGGGTGATGACCGGGCTCAAGATGGCCCAGATTCTTCTCTCCTGGGGCGCGGACGACATCGACGGGACGATCGTCGAGGAACGGATCGTGCACATGGCGGGGGCGGAATCGCCCCTGGGGGTGACGGAGGAGGAGCTCCGGGCGCTCATCCGCGAGGCCGGCCGGGAGCCCGTGCGCCGCGACACGCTGTACCGGCCGCTGGAGCCCGTCGAGTCCGGGCGGGCGTAGGGGCGCGGCGCCCGCGAGCCAGGGGATTTTTTTCGCTTTACCCGGCGGCGGGGGAGGCGTAGACTTTCGGGAAATCGCCGCTTCCCGGAGGTCGGCATGCGCATCTTCGAACCGCACGCCCACATGTACGCGCGCACCACCAACGACTACGAAGCCATGGCCAAGGCGGGCGTCGAGGTGCTGGTCGAGCCCGCCTTCTGGCTGGGCGAAACCCGCAAGTACGCCGGCAGCTTCTTCGACTACTTCGACCATCTGATCCACTACGAACACTCGCGGGCGGCCCGCTACGGAATCCGGCAGTACGTCACGATCGCCATGAATCCCAAGGAGTCCAACAACTACGAGCTGGCGCAGGAGGTCGTCGAGGAACTTCCGCGGTTCCTCGAGCATCCGCGCGTGGTGGCGGTCGGCGAGATCGGCTTCGACGCGATGACCCCCACGGAGGAGGAATTCTTCGTCCGGCAGGCGGAGCTGGCGCGCGAGTTCGGCCTGCCTCTTCTGATTCACTCGCCGCACCTCAACAAGTACGAGGGCATCCGGAGGCTCCTCGAAGTTCTCAAGGGAATGGACTACGACATGGACCGCGTCCTCATGGACCACAACGTCGAGGACACGACGCCCATGTCCCTCAAGGCGGGCTGCTGGGCGGGGCACACGGTCTATCCGATCACGAAGCTCTCGCCCGAGCGGATGGCCAACATCGTCGAAGACAACGGCTACGAGCGCATGATGATCAACTCCGCCGCCGACTGGGGGCCCAGCGATCCGCTCATGGTCAAGTACACGGTGGAGGAGCTGCGCGGCCGCGGAGCCTCCGAGCGGGATCTCGAGCGCCTGGTCTGGGACAATCCATGGAATTTCTTTTCGAAATCGGGACGTCTGCGCTGAGAATTTGGTAATGTATTGACGGCCCGGCCGTCTAAAAATCCTGACCGGACGGATCGGACTTATTGCAGGGAGGGAAGAGATGCTTCGAGCCATGGGCGCGGCCGCGCTCTGGGTGGTCCTGACGGCGTGTGGAACCTCGACCAGCGAAACGTATTCGAAGGACTCCATTCCGGACATCGGCAACTATCCTCCGCCTCCGCCCGGGTACACGAAGGTGCGCGCGGCGGTCATGAAGCTGCAGGACAAGACCAACAACCAGTCGTGGCATTCGCGCCCGGTCGGCGAGCAGGCGGCCGAGCAGCTCGAGACGCTCCTGGTGAACTCCGGGAGATTCAACATGATCGAGCGGCTCCAGCTCGAGAACGTGCTCAAGGAGCAGGGGCTCGCCAATGTGGTGGATCCCAACGAGCTGGCGCGTCCGGGACGGGTGCGGGGCGTGGATTATCTGTTCCTCGGATCCATTACCGAGTTCAGCATCAAGGTCATGCGGACGCGGACCGGCGGCGGCATTTTCG
The Planctomycetota bacterium DNA segment above includes these coding regions:
- a CDS encoding FAD-linked oxidase C-terminal domain-containing protein; its protein translation is MPAASGLERDLRRIVRGDVLCDEISRALYSTAACIFQIVPQAVVVPRDRRDVAAVVKYAAERELPITPRGAGSGLAGQTLGPGIILDFSKYMNRILETDQVRSTVRVEPGVVLGDLNRHLRQFGLWFPPDPSSGDVATLGGMIANNAAGAHSVKYGVTRDYVAGLECVLDDGSLTGQDRWKELVQKMASLTAANRPLIERWKPNVLKNSSGYHLYDDPFDMNRLIVGSEGTLAVVTEARLRIARRPTERILLRITFDDLEPMGRAVQALRPLGPSALEVIDKTMIDLVRGSLLEYGEAMPENLRAILLCEFDGDRRDAVEKLAEKARTLLGEALEVTVASGGDYEKLWKVRKAASPILDRLQGPLRSTRIIEDACVHPDRLVDYIRGLKGIFARHGVDGIVFGHAGSGHVHVNVLMDPRSGEHHAKIRPLCEDVADLVASLRGTLSGEHGDGILRAAYLRKIFGKLYPLFEEVKQAFDPRNILNPGKKLAPPDFDFTPFLRASRRPDATYRHDSPFLAWAGEIERCNGCGHCRTYCPVFKEIPDEAATPRGKAVALGAALEGKVAEDPAALRRVADLCINCKLCLVLCPSRVDIPGMCLEAKAFDVSRRGLSRRDALFVRVRENSERAARWAPFSNWLAPVAGPILGLKRAPRFVRAEVRPTRVSDRKVVYFAGCFADFNDPLGEKKSTIEVLERNGFEVVIPDYRCCGLAALSLGAREEAVRDARENVAILAATGDLPIVASAPSCGLMLKMELPRLVPGDDARRVASRVTDVHEFLWSLHRRGALDVNFKRIQSTLLVHPTCHLRALGADKAARQVLGLIPGIELVEIPERCCGMAGSLGMKAATYDLAQAIGRHVFADIRAKNPTLLAASNGTCRFHIGEGVGREVLHTMTLLHRAYGLSPLDGFHKVHEGVAIASLRNHMAASEPDE
- the mqnE gene encoding aminofutalosine synthase MqnE — its product is MTGDTLRDLEDKVRAGERLSFEDGVRLFKARDLFAVGRLANLVRERKNGNRAYYVRNMHLNYTNVCVFDCHFCSFYRKEGQEGAWEMDLEAVFAYAAKARFERLNELHIVGGVHPRLPFGYYLEMLRGLKERYPELHLKAFTATEIDHLTKISKKPAEQVLLELREAGLDSLPGGGAEIFAPRVWNQICSGKAKPERWLEIHRAWHRLGGRSTATMLYGHLETDEERVDHMLRVRALQDETGGFTAFIPLAFQVENNRLSHLPRPTAQTDLRVHAVARLLLDNFDHIKAYWVMTGLKMAQILLSWGADDIDGTIVEERIVHMAGAESPLGVTEEELRALIREAGREPVRRDTLYRPLEPVESGRA
- a CDS encoding TatD family hydrolase, which translates into the protein MRIFEPHAHMYARTTNDYEAMAKAGVEVLVEPAFWLGETRKYAGSFFDYFDHLIHYEHSRAARYGIRQYVTIAMNPKESNNYELAQEVVEELPRFLEHPRVVAVGEIGFDAMTPTEEEFFVRQAELAREFGLPLLIHSPHLNKYEGIRRLLEVLKGMDYDMDRVLMDHNVEDTTPMSLKAGCWAGHTVYPITKLSPERMANIVEDNGYERMMINSAADWGPSDPLMVKYTVEELRGRGASERDLERLVWDNPWNFFSKSGRLR